Genomic window (Acidobacteriota bacterium):
CGGCCAGCGTGCGGGGGTCTGCACTCGCCGGCCCCACGGTGGCGACAATCTCGATGTTCCCTCGACGCGATTCCACACTCACCCCCCGTCCGAAAGTTGTCACGGCGCCCCGGCCGCCATGGCGATCAGCTCCACGCCGGCGATCACGGCGTTGCCCAGCAGTCCCGCCACAAGGGCCAGCAGGAAGCGGCGCAGCCACAGTCGCTCGAGGGGAGAAAAATCCCACTTCTCGCGCGAGAGGCTGAACATCCGCCGACCCAACCGACGGTACTGGCAGTAATCGAAGCGCAGCGCGGCGATCACGAGCCAGACGCCGACGACCAGGTTCCAAACGATGCGGATCAGGACCATCCCGGCCACGGTTCCTCCGGCGGCTTGTGGTACGATAGACCCGACCGATATTGTCGCCGAAGGAGTGCATATGGGCAAGAACAAGGGCAAGCATGACGCCGTGCCGACGGGCCACGAAAAGGTGTTCAAGCGGATCGAGGTAGCGGCCGTCTCCACCGAGGGCTACCAGCAGGCCATCGACAACGCCATCGCCAAGGCCTCCAAGACGCTGCACAACCTGAACTGGTTCGAGGTGGCCGAGATGCGCGGCCGGATCGTCAACGGCAAGGTAGTGGAATACCAGGTGGTGATGCGACTGGCGTTCGAGATCGACTAGCCCCGGGCGGTGCGCTCCCCGGCGGCGGCGGCCGGCGGCTCGGCTCCGCCGGCGATGGCGGCGGCCACTCGGGCGATGCGCCGGGCGCCGTCGAGGCGCCGCATGGCCTGCAGGTTGCGGCGCATGGCCGGCAGTGCACCGAAATCCGTATCGCGCAGGAACGCCAGCGCCTTGCGCAGCCGCCGGTAATCGGGCGCCACCAGCCCCAGGCCCATGGCTTCCACCAGGCGGGCATTCCCCTCCTCCTGCCCCGGCGTGACCTGGGCCAGCACCATGGGACACGCGGCCGCGATGGCCTCGTGCACCAGGGCGCCCCCGGCCTTGGTCACCACCAAGTCCATGTCAAACAGCTTGTGGCTGACGTCGGGAATCCACGAGTGGACTTCCACGGCGGCAGGCAGGGTCCGCGCGAACCGCTCCGTCGCCGGAATCAGCTCCTTGCGGCTGAACATCGACAACACCAGCTTTGCCTTGGGCCGGCTCCCCAGGATCGCGAGCACCTCGAACAGCTCCCGTCGCCGCAGGTTGGGGAGCAGGAGGATCCGAGGACCAGCCGCTGCGGTCCCGCCGGCGGCGACGGGAGCGGCGGCCGCCGCGGCCTGTGCCTTCTCTGCGAACGCCGGCGGCA
Coding sequences:
- a CDS encoding dodecin domain-containing protein, whose amino-acid sequence is MGKNKGKHDAVPTGHEKVFKRIEVAAVSTEGYQQAIDNAIAKASKTLHNLNWFEVAEMRGRIVNGKVVEYQVVMRLAFEID